The Acetobacter oryzifermentans genomic interval ACCAGCACCCGTTAACGCAGCCCCTATATTTGCCCAAACAGGTGAATGCCCCATAGCCAATACACATAAGCCCAAACTTTCTATGAGTAAGGAAACCAATGCAACAATTGTGCCACCACGTTTTGTTATCTGAGTTGTAAAACCAAACCGTGTCAAAACAAAAACACATCCAAAAATAGATAATGCAGTTGCAGCTCCGCTCCAGTTCTGATCAGCAAAATACAACGTCAGCAAGGATGAAATAGCGCCAAACCCAATAGAACCCGCAGCCAGAGCCATGCCATATGGTGCAACCTGACCAAAAACTGTCATAAAGGAATGGCGCTTACCCGTAGATGGGGAAAGCGGTTTAACTGCTACCTGATGCCATGCCCACGGCACCCCCAAAAGCAGCATCAGCATACAGCACAGGCCTATGCCCCAAAAACCACCTAATGCAGCATGAGACTGATAAATCATCATGGCAATAGGCGCCCCTAATGCAATGCCGCCATAAGAACACACACCATTCCAGGAGATAACACGGGCGGTTCCGGGTGCCCCTACCCTCTGAATGTTCCAGACAATAACACCAGTCGCAACCCAGCTTTCAGATATGCCCAAAAAAATACGGCCCAATAGAACAATTGCCAAAGCCCCTACAGGCCAGGCCATCATGGAAGGCGCAAGCATGATGAACAAACCAGAAAGCGCACCCAGAAAAAGCCCTGCAATGACAACCCTTTTAGGGCCACGTGTATCTATCCGCCGGCCAGCTCCTACACGGGATATAAATGTGGCCAGATACTGAACGGAAACAGCAAACCCTGCGAGCGCAGAGCTAAATCCCAACTGTTCTTTTACAAACAATGGCACAACTGCCATTTGTAAACCGATTTCTACGTAACAAAGCAAAGTAAAAACCACGATGGCAAAAATAGACCATAGCGTTTTTCCTGCTGTATCTGGTGCTCCTTCAATATTATTATTTCCGTTCATTACATTCCTTCATGGTAATGGTATGGCATAATCAGAATCCGTACCAATTTGCTCGCATATGATAGGCGAATGCAAAGCAAAACTTAGGAATCCAGCATGAATATGTCTTCACCTGATGATGAAGGTTACATCACCATTTCCACCCGCATTGCTTATGAAAACCCATGGACCCGTGTGCGGGAAGACATCATCCGCTTACCTAATGGTAAAGATGGCCTTTATGGCATTGTAGAAAGAGGCGAATTTGTTGTTATCCTTCCTTTGGGCACATCTACAGATGGCCACCCAACTGTAACTTTGGTCAATCAATACCGTTATCCCATTAAAAAACGGCTATGGGAGTTACCAATGGGCATGTGGGAGGCTCAACCAGATGCCAAAATAGAAGATGTTGCCGCAGGTGAATTACGAGAAGAGACAGGCTTACGAGCCCAAACATTACAACATGCAGGCATTGTTTATCAGGGAGCAGGATATTCTACCCAGAAAGGTCACGTCTATTTGGCCACAGGATTAACCCAAGGTAACCGTCAGCTAGAGGATACCGAACAAGGTATGACATGTCATACTTTTCTTCTTTCAGAAGTAGAAAATATGATACGTAAAAATGAGATCACCTGCATGGTCAGCTTAGCTGCATTTGGTCTTTTACGTATTAAAAATATGATATAAAAATAAAAATCCCCTGATTTACAGGGGATTTTT includes:
- a CDS encoding MFS transporter, whose amino-acid sequence is MNGNNNIEGAPDTAGKTLWSIFAIVVFTLLCYVEIGLQMAVVPLFVKEQLGFSSALAGFAVSVQYLATFISRVGAGRRIDTRGPKRVVIAGLFLGALSGLFIMLAPSMMAWPVGALAIVLLGRIFLGISESWVATGVIVWNIQRVGAPGTARVISWNGVCSYGGIALGAPIAMMIYQSHAALGGFWGIGLCCMLMLLLGVPWAWHQVAVKPLSPSTGKRHSFMTVFGQVAPYGMALAAGSIGFGAISSLLTLYFADQNWSGAATALSIFGCVFVLTRFGFTTQITKRGGTIVALVSLLIESLGLCVLAMGHSPVWANIGAALTGAGFSLLFPALGVGAVARTKPENKGIAVGAFSVFLDIALGLSGPVLGFIIPFWGYQGLFLTTALMSLMGVGICAFVYRKENGQSILP
- a CDS encoding NUDIX domain-containing protein, which codes for MNMSSPDDEGYITISTRIAYENPWTRVREDIIRLPNGKDGLYGIVERGEFVVILPLGTSTDGHPTVTLVNQYRYPIKKRLWELPMGMWEAQPDAKIEDVAAGELREETGLRAQTLQHAGIVYQGAGYSTQKGHVYLATGLTQGNRQLEDTEQGMTCHTFLLSEVENMIRKNEITCMVSLAAFGLLRIKNMI